In the Flagellimonas sp. HMM57 genome, one interval contains:
- a CDS encoding VOC family protein yields MKNVTPFHVAIPVHNLDECRTFYKDVLGCEEGRSSDHWVDFSLFGHQVVIHYKAKSEEEEVHTNAVDGKNVPVPHYGVVLPWDTFQSFSSTLKSKNVKFVIDPYIRFEGETGEQATMFFLDPAGNALEFKAFKDMEQLFAK; encoded by the coding sequence ATGAAAAATGTAACGCCTTTCCACGTAGCGATTCCCGTTCACAATTTAGATGAGTGCAGAACCTTCTACAAAGATGTTTTAGGATGTGAAGAAGGTCGTAGTAGCGATCATTGGGTAGATTTTAGTTTGTTTGGCCATCAAGTGGTCATTCACTACAAAGCTAAATCCGAAGAAGAAGAAGTGCATACCAATGCAGTTGATGGAAAAAATGTACCTGTTCCGCATTATGGGGTTGTATTGCCATGGGATACTTTTCAATCTTTTTCCAGCACCCTTAAATCCAAAAATGTAAAATTTGTTATTGACCCCTACATACGATTTGAAGGTGAGACTGGCGAACAGGCCACCATGTTCTTCCTTGATCCTGCCGGAAATGCCTTGGAGTTCAAGGCATTTAAGGACATGGAACAGTTGTTTGCCAAGTAG
- a CDS encoding Rid family detoxifying hydrolase — MKLVQRFFLSVLMLGIFAASHAQKTTEIIFHKSHEVKKQNAPFSDVVQAGNLFFLAGQIGMDHSTRTMVEGGIKGETEQVIKNIEAVLAQHNMKLENVVKCTVILSTMDDFGAFNEVYSKFFTKKPARTTFAASGLARNAKIEIEVVAVR; from the coding sequence ATGAAACTGGTTCAACGTTTTTTTCTTTCTGTTCTCATGCTTGGAATATTTGCTGCGTCCCATGCTCAAAAAACCACGGAGATTATTTTTCATAAATCGCACGAAGTAAAAAAGCAAAATGCTCCTTTTAGTGATGTGGTGCAAGCAGGAAACCTTTTCTTTTTGGCAGGACAAATAGGAATGGACCATTCTACCAGAACCATGGTCGAAGGTGGCATAAAAGGTGAGACCGAACAAGTAATCAAAAATATTGAAGCTGTTTTGGCGCAGCATAATATGAAATTGGAAAATGTTGTAAAATGTACCGTTATCTTAAGTACTATGGATGATTTTGGTGCGTTTAACGAAGTATACTCCAAGTTTTTTACAAAAAAGCCAGCAAGAACCACTTTTGCAGCTAGTGGATTGGCAAGAAATGCCAAAATTGAGATTGAGGTTGTCGCTGTCAGATAA
- a CDS encoding 7-carboxy-7-deazaguanine synthase QueE, with translation MVSEQVMDLVGKGLMLPLMEEFYTIQGEGFHKGTAAYFIRVGGCDVGCHWCDVKESWNADTHPPTQIGSIVENAAKYSDTIVVTGGEPLTWDMGPLTSGLKNMSLKTHIETSGAYSLTGIWDWICLSPKKNKLPVDEVYSVAHELKVIIFNKHDFIFAEEQAAKVNGNCILYLQPEWSVREKMVPLIVDYVMEHPKWKVSLQTHKYLNIP, from the coding sequence ATGGTTTCAGAACAGGTTATGGATTTGGTAGGGAAAGGTTTGATGCTTCCTTTAATGGAAGAGTTCTACACTATCCAAGGAGAGGGATTTCATAAAGGTACGGCTGCTTATTTTATACGTGTTGGTGGCTGTGATGTAGGTTGCCATTGGTGCGATGTAAAAGAAAGCTGGAATGCCGATACACATCCACCTACTCAAATTGGAAGTATTGTTGAGAATGCTGCTAAATATTCAGATACTATTGTTGTTACAGGTGGTGAGCCGCTTACGTGGGATATGGGGCCATTGACCTCTGGATTGAAGAACATGAGCCTAAAAACCCATATTGAAACTTCTGGGGCATATTCGCTAACAGGTATTTGGGACTGGATTTGTCTTTCACCTAAAAAGAATAAGCTCCCTGTTGATGAAGTTTATAGCGTTGCCCACGAATTGAAGGTTATAATTTTCAATAAGCACGATTTTATATTCGCTGAGGAGCAAGCTGCAAAAGTTAATGGCAATTGCATATTGTATTTACAACCAGAGTGGAGCGTGCGTGAAAAAATGGTTCCACTAATTGTGGATTACGTTATGGAGCATCCAAAGTGGAAAGTATCCTTACAAACCCATAAATACTTGAATATTCCTTAA
- a CDS encoding alpha/beta hydrolase-fold protein: MKIQAFFFLSFLLVLSSCAKKEATNRIAVSFSTNASDKPLDGRLLLMLSTNDEKEPRFQINAGLKTQLIFGMDVENMNPAQELVFDDAVFGFPYKSLNNVPPGEYNVQALLHTYETFNLATGHTVKLPMDNGEGQQWNKSPGNLYSEPFKITIDENGVQNVNVVMDKVIPPIEEAKDTEWIKHIKIKSEKLSEFWGRDMYLGAHVLLPKGFEEHPEAKYPLMIFHGHFPSDFGGFRTTPPDPNTKPEYSARFNVEGYNIIQQQEAYDFYQRWNEPDFPRFLIIEIQHPTPYYDDSYAVNSESQGPYGDAITHELIPYIEKEFRGMGEGWSRFLYGGSTGGWEALAVQVKYPEEYNGCFAACPDPIDFRAYCLTNIYEDKNAYYYESEHKQLEVPAHRDYLGQIQTTTREYNHLELVLGTKSRSGQQWDIWEATYSPQGKDGYPERLWDKMTGDINPKVADYWRENFDLRYILERDWDKLGENLKGKIHIYCGDMDNYYLNNAVYLMEDFLESTTDPYYEGEVLYGDRSEHCWNGDPELPNHITRMRYNTMYVPKIMKRIAESAPKDADLTSWRYQ, encoded by the coding sequence ATGAAAATTCAAGCATTTTTCTTTTTATCCTTTTTATTGGTGCTGAGCTCTTGCGCCAAAAAAGAAGCCACAAACCGTATTGCTGTATCATTTTCAACTAATGCCAGTGATAAACCTTTAGATGGACGTTTACTGCTAATGCTGTCCACAAACGATGAAAAAGAACCCCGTTTTCAAATAAACGCAGGGTTGAAGACACAATTGATTTTTGGCATGGACGTTGAAAATATGAACCCAGCTCAAGAGCTTGTCTTCGATGATGCCGTTTTCGGATTCCCCTATAAAAGTCTGAATAACGTCCCCCCGGGAGAATATAATGTGCAAGCACTTCTACATACTTACGAGACCTTCAATCTAGCTACAGGCCATACTGTTAAGTTGCCTATGGATAACGGAGAAGGTCAACAATGGAACAAATCTCCCGGAAACTTGTACAGTGAACCTTTTAAAATCACAATTGACGAAAATGGCGTTCAAAATGTTAATGTGGTCATGGATAAAGTAATTCCACCCATTGAAGAGGCAAAAGACACCGAATGGATAAAACATATAAAGATTAAATCTGAAAAGCTTTCTGAATTTTGGGGAAGGGATATGTATTTGGGAGCTCACGTGTTACTTCCAAAAGGTTTTGAAGAACATCCAGAAGCAAAATATCCATTGATGATTTTTCATGGTCATTTTCCAAGTGATTTTGGCGGTTTTAGAACAACGCCGCCCGACCCAAATACAAAACCTGAGTACTCGGCACGTTTTAATGTTGAGGGATATAATATTATACAACAACAAGAAGCATATGATTTTTACCAACGTTGGAACGAACCTGATTTTCCAAGGTTTCTAATCATTGAAATTCAGCATCCAACACCGTATTATGACGATTCCTATGCGGTCAATTCAGAAAGTCAAGGCCCTTACGGTGATGCGATCACGCATGAATTGATTCCGTACATAGAAAAGGAGTTTAGGGGTATGGGAGAAGGATGGTCTCGGTTCTTATATGGTGGCTCTACAGGAGGTTGGGAAGCTTTGGCGGTACAAGTAAAATATCCGGAAGAATACAATGGTTGTTTCGCTGCCTGCCCAGACCCAATAGATTTTAGGGCATATTGCCTCACCAATATCTACGAGGACAAAAATGCCTATTATTACGAAAGTGAGCACAAACAATTGGAGGTGCCTGCACATCGCGACTATTTAGGACAAATTCAGACAACAACTAGAGAATACAACCATTTGGAATTGGTTTTGGGTACAAAATCTAGGTCTGGTCAGCAATGGGATATTTGGGAAGCGACTTATTCTCCTCAAGGTAAAGATGGTTATCCAGAACGCCTCTGGGATAAAATGACGGGAGACATCAATCCCAAAGTAGCGGATTATTGGCGTGAGAATTTTGACCTTAGGTATATTCTGGAACGGGATTGGGACAAGCTGGGCGAAAATCTAAAAGGTAAAATTCATATCTATTGTGGGGATATGGATAACTATTATCTAAACAATGCGGTGTACCTAATGGAAGATTTTTTGGAAAGTACTACAGATCCTTACTATGAAGGAGAAGTATTATATGGAGACAGGTCCGAGCATTGTTGGAACGGGGACCCGGAATTACCAAATCACATAACACGCATGCGTTATAATACCATGTACGTGCCTAAAATTATGAAACGTATAGCAGAAAGTGCTCCAAAAGATGCAGACTTAACAAGCTGGAGGTATCAATAA
- a CDS encoding bifunctional 5,10-methylenetetrahydrofolate dehydrogenase/5,10-methenyltetrahydrofolate cyclohydrolase, which yields MEILDGKKVSNDIKNEIAAEVAKMKEKGEKVPHLAAIIVGNDGASLTYVGSKVRSCERIGFESTLIRMPSTTSEQELLKKIHELNEDENIDGFIVQLPLPEQIDTQEVIMAIHPDKDVDGFHPTNFGKMALDMSTFIPATPFGILELLERYNVDTKGKHTVVIGRSHIVGRPMSILMGRKGWPGNSTVTLTHSHTKNITQIISQADIVISALGVPKFLKAEMVKDDAVIIDVGITRVPDDSRERGYYITGDVDFENVSKKASYITPVPGGVGPMTIAMLLKNTLLARERHRMKK from the coding sequence ATGGAAATCCTAGATGGGAAAAAAGTATCCAACGACATTAAAAATGAAATCGCGGCCGAGGTTGCCAAAATGAAGGAAAAAGGAGAAAAAGTTCCTCATCTTGCGGCAATAATAGTTGGTAACGATGGAGCAAGTCTTACCTATGTAGGAAGTAAGGTGCGATCCTGCGAACGTATCGGTTTTGAGTCTACGCTAATCCGTATGCCAAGTACAACATCAGAACAAGAACTACTTAAAAAAATACATGAGCTCAACGAAGATGAAAATATAGATGGTTTTATAGTCCAACTTCCACTTCCAGAGCAAATAGATACACAAGAAGTTATTATGGCCATTCATCCAGATAAAGATGTTGATGGCTTTCATCCAACGAATTTTGGTAAAATGGCGTTGGATATGAGTACATTCATTCCCGCTACACCCTTTGGAATTCTTGAACTTCTTGAACGTTACAATGTTGATACCAAAGGCAAGCATACGGTCGTGATCGGTCGCAGCCATATTGTTGGTAGGCCAATGAGTATTTTAATGGGCAGAAAAGGATGGCCCGGAAATTCCACGGTTACCCTTACCCATAGTCATACCAAAAATATCACCCAGATTATTTCTCAGGCGGATATTGTTATTTCTGCATTAGGGGTTCCTAAATTTCTTAAAGCGGAAATGGTAAAGGACGATGCCGTAATAATAGATGTGGGCATAACCCGTGTTCCCGATGATTCTCGCGAAAGGGGATATTATATCACAGGAGATGTAGATTTTGAAAACGTTAGCAAGAAAGCATCTTATATCACTCCAGTTCCGGGTGGTGTAGGACCTATGACAATAGCCATGTTGTTAAAAAACACGTTATTGGCAAGGGAGCGTCATAGAATGAAAAAATAA
- a CDS encoding helicase HerA-like domain-containing protein: MEGKEKFFEHIEKGYTTKGDFITMGAGILNGETVTNALVKIPLKTLNRHGLIAGATGTGKTKTLQVIAENLSDKGIPVLLMDLKGDLSGIAQPSPGHPKIDERHEKIGIPFNATAFPVEILSLSEQNGVRLRATVSEFGPVLLSRILDLTVTQEGIVAVVFKYCDDNKLPLLDLKDFKKVLQYATGEGKKEFQESYGRISTSSTGTILRKIIELEQQGADLFFGEKSFEVDDLVRIDENGRGFINIIRLTDIQDKPKLFSTFMLSLLAEIYSTFPEQGDSDRPELILFIDEAHLIFKEASKALLDQIESIVKLIRSKGIGLYFVTQNPTDVPDAVLSQLGLKVQHALRAFTAKDRKAIKLTAENYPDSEFYDTKEVLTSLGIGEALISALDEKGRPTPLAATMLRAPMSRMDVLTNTELKDVLGKSKLIKKYNEDIDRESAYEILNEKIEVAEKEAEKEKEKKATSRRSTSARKSTRMNPVVKVLTSATFIRGVLGVLKKVIR, from the coding sequence ATGGAAGGCAAAGAAAAATTCTTTGAACATATTGAAAAAGGCTACACGACCAAAGGTGATTTTATAACTATGGGCGCAGGAATCCTTAATGGTGAAACTGTTACCAATGCCTTAGTAAAGATTCCGTTGAAAACTCTTAACCGCCATGGGTTGATTGCAGGAGCAACAGGTACGGGAAAGACCAAGACACTCCAAGTAATTGCCGAGAATTTATCTGACAAGGGAATTCCAGTATTGTTAATGGACCTAAAGGGTGACCTAAGTGGTATAGCACAACCAAGTCCTGGCCATCCCAAAATAGATGAGCGTCATGAAAAAATTGGGATTCCCTTTAATGCCACCGCATTTCCTGTAGAAATTTTATCCCTTTCAGAACAAAATGGGGTTCGTTTACGTGCCACGGTCTCAGAATTTGGTCCTGTATTGCTTTCAAGAATTTTGGACCTAACGGTCACACAAGAAGGTATTGTCGCGGTTGTCTTTAAATACTGTGATGACAACAAACTTCCATTATTGGATTTAAAGGATTTTAAAAAAGTGTTGCAATATGCCACTGGCGAAGGGAAGAAAGAATTTCAGGAATCCTATGGAAGAATCTCAACCAGCTCTACGGGAACTATTTTAAGGAAAATCATAGAGCTGGAGCAACAAGGGGCAGATTTGTTCTTTGGTGAAAAATCATTCGAAGTGGACGACCTGGTTCGTATAGATGAAAATGGTAGAGGTTTTATCAACATCATTAGATTGACCGATATTCAAGACAAGCCCAAACTTTTTTCAACCTTTATGTTGAGTCTTTTGGCCGAAATTTACAGTACATTCCCAGAACAAGGTGATAGTGACAGACCAGAACTGATTCTTTTTATAGATGAAGCCCATCTGATTTTCAAGGAAGCTTCAAAGGCATTATTGGACCAGATTGAAAGTATCGTAAAACTAATCCGTTCCAAGGGTATTGGGCTCTATTTTGTAACACAGAACCCAACCGATGTCCCAGATGCCGTATTGTCACAGTTGGGGCTTAAAGTACAGCATGCGCTTAGAGCCTTCACGGCGAAGGATAGAAAAGCCATTAAACTTACTGCCGAAAATTATCCAGATTCTGAATTTTATGACACCAAAGAGGTCTTGACATCATTAGGAATTGGTGAAGCCTTAATTTCTGCTTTGGATGAAAAGGGAAGACCTACTCCACTTGCGGCCACTATGCTACGCGCGCCCATGAGCAGAATGGACGTTTTAACGAATACTGAGCTAAAAGATGTTTTGGGCAAGTCCAAACTCATTAAAAAATACAATGAGGATATTGATAGAGAAAGTGCCTATGAAATTCTCAATGAAAAAATAGAAGTAGCTGAGAAGGAGGCTGAAAAAGAGAAAGAAAAAAAAGCTACATCCAGAAGAAGTACCTCTGCCAGAAAGAGCACCCGAATGAATCCTGTTGTAAAGGTGTTGACCAGTGCTACTTTTATTCGCGGTGTACTTGGAGTCTTAAAAAAAGTTATACGTTAG
- a CDS encoding alpha/beta hydrolase, producing the protein MKKLIAAILPRIYGTYFNILSLFAPKKTASKAFNLFCTVRKGKVKPQQEEFLDNAKKATELVAGHTLQSYHWPGTKETVLLVHGWESNTFRWRNLIKKLTKANFNVIAFDAPSHGYSSGKLLYVPLYEEAVHYMIKKYNPKYLIGHSVGGMTLMYNEFKNPNPLVEKLVIIGAPSEFHEIMGHYQGLLRFNDRVMKALDNYIFDRFGFRILDFSASKFALSNTKKGLLFHDRFDLIAPYHASEKVHKNWKGSKLITTEGLGHSMHQEEVNDQIVNFLEA; encoded by the coding sequence ATGAAAAAACTTATAGCCGCAATACTTCCAAGAATTTATGGCACGTATTTTAATATACTTTCGCTTTTTGCACCCAAGAAAACCGCCAGTAAAGCTTTCAATTTATTCTGTACCGTAAGAAAAGGAAAGGTTAAACCGCAACAAGAAGAATTCTTGGATAACGCCAAAAAAGCAACAGAGTTAGTAGCTGGTCATACATTGCAATCGTACCATTGGCCGGGAACCAAAGAAACCGTTTTACTTGTTCATGGTTGGGAAAGCAATACGTTTCGCTGGCGGAACCTTATCAAAAAATTGACCAAAGCAAATTTTAATGTTATAGCATTCGATGCCCCTTCCCATGGATATTCTTCTGGTAAGCTTCTATATGTCCCTTTGTATGAAGAAGCCGTACACTATATGATTAAGAAATACAACCCTAAATATCTTATTGGTCATTCCGTAGGTGGTATGACCCTTATGTACAATGAATTTAAAAATCCGAATCCTTTGGTCGAAAAATTGGTCATCATAGGGGCTCCTTCAGAATTCCATGAAATCATGGGGCATTATCAGGGCTTATTAAGATTCAACGACCGCGTCATGAAAGCATTGGACAACTATATTTTTGACAGGTTCGGCTTTCGAATTCTTGATTTTTCCGCTTCAAAATTTGCCTTATCAAACACAAAAAAAGGGTTATTGTTCCATGATCGATTTGACCTTATTGCACCGTATCATGCCTCAGAAAAAGTACATAAAAATTGGAAGGGAAGCAAGTTGATTACAACGGAAGGTTTGGGGCATTCCATGCACCAAGAGGAAGTGAACGACCAAATTGTTAATTTCTTGGAGGCTTAG
- the ffh gene encoding signal recognition particle protein, whose protein sequence is MFDNLSDKLDKALHVLKGHGQITEINVAETLKEIRRALLDADVNFKIAKEFTNKVKEKALGQNVLTNLQPGQLMVKIVKDELTALMGGDAEEIDLSGNPSVILMSGLQGSGKTTFSGKLANYLKNKKNKKPLLVACDVYRPAAIDQLHVVGEQIGAEVFSDRDNNDPVAIAKAGINHAKTLGCNVVIIDTAGRLAVDEQMMTEIANIHKAITPQETLFVVDSMTGQDAVNTAKAFNDILNFDGVILTKLDGDTRGGAAISIKSVVDKPIKFIGTGEKMEAIDVFYPSRMADRILGMGDVVSLVERAQEQFDEEQARKIQKKIAKNRFGFDDFLSQIQQIKKMGNMKDLMGMIPGAGKALKGLDIDDDAFKHIEAIIHSMTPEERSTPSKLNASRKKRIANGSGRTVQEVNQLLKQFEQMSKMMKMMQGGGGKKMMQMMQNMR, encoded by the coding sequence ATGTTTGATAATTTAAGCGATAAGTTAGATAAGGCGTTACATGTCCTTAAAGGGCATGGTCAGATAACGGAAATCAATGTAGCGGAAACCCTAAAAGAAATAAGACGGGCATTGCTCGATGCCGATGTCAATTTTAAGATAGCTAAAGAATTTACCAATAAAGTCAAAGAGAAAGCTCTTGGTCAGAATGTATTGACCAATTTACAGCCTGGCCAGCTTATGGTCAAGATCGTAAAGGATGAACTGACTGCTTTAATGGGGGGAGATGCCGAAGAAATTGACCTTTCAGGGAATCCTTCGGTTATTTTAATGTCTGGTCTACAAGGTTCCGGTAAAACTACATTTTCAGGAAAACTGGCGAATTACCTGAAGAATAAGAAAAATAAGAAACCACTTTTGGTTGCTTGTGATGTATATCGTCCAGCGGCTATAGACCAGTTGCACGTAGTTGGGGAACAAATTGGGGCAGAAGTATTTTCGGATAGGGATAACAACGATCCCGTTGCAATTGCCAAAGCAGGTATAAATCACGCAAAAACTTTGGGTTGCAATGTGGTTATTATCGATACCGCTGGTCGTTTGGCGGTTGATGAACAAATGATGACTGAAATTGCCAATATCCACAAAGCAATAACACCGCAAGAAACACTGTTCGTGGTAGATTCCATGACAGGTCAAGATGCTGTGAATACCGCAAAAGCCTTCAATGATATCCTAAACTTTGATGGTGTCATACTTACAAAGCTGGATGGTGATACCCGTGGTGGTGCGGCCATTTCCATAAAATCCGTGGTGGATAAGCCTATCAAATTTATCGGTACTGGAGAGAAAATGGAGGCAATCGATGTCTTTTATCCTTCCAGAATGGCAGATAGGATTTTAGGAATGGGAGATGTGGTCTCTTTGGTAGAACGTGCACAGGAACAATTTGATGAAGAACAGGCACGTAAAATCCAAAAGAAGATCGCCAAGAACAGATTTGGGTTTGATGACTTCTTGAGTCAAATACAACAAATCAAGAAAATGGGGAATATGAAGGACCTCATGGGTATGATTCCTGGAGCGGGAAAAGCATTAAAGGGATTGGATATTGATGACGATGCCTTTAAGCATATTGAAGCTATTATACATTCCATGACGCCCGAAGAGCGCTCAACCCCATCAAAATTGAATGCAAGCCGAAAAAAACGTATTGCCAATGGTAGTGGGCGTACGGTACAAGAGGTAAATCAGTTGCTAAAACAGTTTGAACAGATGAGCAAGATGATGAAGATGATGCAAGGCGGTGGAGGTAAAAAAATGATGCAAATGATGCAGAATATGCGTTGA
- a CDS encoding bifunctional 2-polyprenyl-6-hydroxyphenol methylase/3-demethylubiquinol 3-O-methyltransferase UbiG, with protein MEDIFGTALLDYQNKNYSEDIKTYSSLDEEDVIPLPYLFRSYNEMPLLEQKALRLAKGKVLDIGCGAGSHALHLQNKGLEVTALDTSKGAIEVCKERGVKTTVQNTILNYHESKFDTLLLLMNGIGLAGKLIALVEFLNHLKSLLLPNGQILLDSSDIIYMFDQDEDGGFWVPNNGEYYGEVCFTLEYKGHKGPPFNWLYIDFSTLKNACETNGFNCELVSQGKHYDYLARLSLPV; from the coding sequence ATGGAAGATATTTTTGGTACAGCTTTACTGGATTATCAGAATAAAAACTATTCAGAAGATATAAAAACCTATTCTTCTCTTGATGAAGAAGATGTTATCCCACTGCCCTACTTATTTCGCAGCTATAATGAAATGCCACTCTTGGAGCAAAAAGCGTTGCGTTTGGCAAAGGGAAAAGTATTGGATATAGGCTGTGGTGCAGGAAGTCATGCACTACACCTTCAAAATAAAGGATTGGAAGTTACCGCTTTGGACACCTCAAAAGGAGCGATAGAAGTTTGCAAAGAAAGGGGTGTAAAAACAACCGTACAAAATACCATACTCAACTATCACGAATCAAAATTTGATACTTTATTATTACTTATGAACGGCATTGGTTTGGCAGGAAAGTTGATAGCTTTAGTTGAGTTTTTAAATCATTTAAAATCATTGTTATTGCCAAACGGGCAAATTCTATTGGATTCAAGCGATATCATCTACATGTTCGACCAAGATGAAGATGGTGGGTTTTGGGTCCCCAACAATGGAGAGTATTATGGAGAGGTATGTTTTACATTGGAATATAAAGGACATAAAGGACCACCGTTCAATTGGCTCTATATTGATTTTAGTACATTGAAGAATGCATGTGAAACCAATGGATTTAATTGCGAGCTTGTAAGCCAAGGGAAACATTACGACTATTTGGCAAGACTTTCGTTACCTGTATAA
- a CDS encoding DUF2306 domain-containing protein has translation MKNSTNKIAWVVFAFLAIGVGFYPLVYAYFGKQFGLLLSKNAELLSNTVWNIGFYGHITFGGLALMTGWSQFSEKIRSKNLKLHRNLGKFYVFTVLISGICGVYIAFFATGGFIASLGFLCLGAIWLYTTLRAYIAIRKKDLTLHQGMMIYSYAACFAAVTLRIWLPLLTIAFGAFLPAYKIVAWLCWVPNMIFAFFWIRKKGIVLA, from the coding sequence ATGAAGAATTCAACAAACAAAATAGCTTGGGTCGTATTTGCTTTTTTGGCCATAGGAGTAGGATTTTATCCTTTGGTCTACGCCTATTTTGGTAAGCAATTTGGTTTGTTGCTCTCAAAGAACGCCGAGCTCTTGTCGAATACGGTTTGGAATATTGGTTTCTATGGACACATTACCTTTGGAGGCTTGGCACTAATGACAGGATGGTCGCAGTTCAGTGAAAAAATTCGTTCCAAGAATTTAAAACTACACAGGAATCTTGGTAAATTTTACGTCTTTACTGTATTGATAAGTGGAATCTGTGGCGTATACATCGCTTTTTTTGCTACAGGTGGTTTTATTGCATCACTAGGTTTTCTTTGTTTGGGCGCAATTTGGCTGTACACTACGCTCAGGGCATATATAGCTATTCGAAAAAAGGATTTGACCTTGCACCAAGGAATGATGATTTATAGCTACGCTGCATGTTTTGCCGCGGTCACCCTTCGTATATGGTTGCCTCTTTTAACCATTGCGTTTGGAGCCTTCTTGCCAGCCTACAAAATTGTGGCTTGGCTTTGCTGGGTTCCTAATATGATATTCGCTTTTTTCTGGATACGGAAAAAAGGTATTGTTTTGGCATAG
- a CDS encoding YkgJ family cysteine cluster protein has translation MKKELEQLPKKAKEKHAENKRFFAKLRKRPPKDLDYVMQDLHDAEFQRTDCLTCANCCKTTGPLFTNADVERIAKYFRKKPSQFIDEYLRVDEDNDYVLKEVPCTFLGDDNYCSIYSVRPKACREFPHTDRKKFQQITNLTLKNVAICPAAFNIVEEMKRKIKF, from the coding sequence ATGAAGAAGGAACTTGAGCAATTGCCTAAAAAAGCAAAAGAAAAGCATGCAGAGAATAAAAGATTTTTTGCGAAGCTCAGAAAACGTCCTCCAAAAGATTTGGATTATGTTATGCAGGACCTTCATGATGCAGAATTTCAACGCACGGATTGCCTCACTTGTGCCAATTGCTGTAAGACAACAGGGCCTCTTTTCACCAATGCCGATGTTGAGCGAATAGCTAAGTACTTTAGAAAGAAACCTTCACAGTTCATTGATGAATACCTTCGGGTCGATGAAGACAACGACTATGTACTAAAAGAAGTTCCTTGTACATTCTTGGGAGATGATAATTACTGTTCCATTTATTCGGTGCGTCCTAAAGCATGCCGTGAGTTTCCCCATACAGACCGAAAAAAGTTTCAACAGATTACTAACCTTACTTTAAAGAACGTTGCTATTTGCCCCGCCGCCTTTAATATTGTCGAAGAAATGAAGCGCAAAATCAAGTTTTGA
- a CDS encoding helix-turn-helix domain-containing protein — METIADNQKVRTAKKLEKMFGHIDYKHPPELCPVRDVMSVASDQWSTLIILWLGYFPVLRFNKLKKFVYGISNKVLSQRLKVLEADGYISRKAYAEVPIRVEYSLTEFGQSYVERLLELTEWMQANSPKVLANREKYGLL, encoded by the coding sequence ATGGAAACTATTGCTGACAATCAGAAAGTTAGAACTGCAAAAAAATTAGAAAAAATGTTTGGGCATATTGACTACAAACATCCGCCAGAATTATGCCCTGTGCGAGATGTAATGTCCGTAGCATCTGACCAATGGAGTACATTGATCATTCTTTGGCTGGGCTATTTTCCCGTATTGCGATTCAATAAGCTTAAAAAGTTTGTCTACGGTATATCGAATAAGGTATTAAGTCAACGTTTGAAGGTCTTGGAAGCAGATGGCTATATTTCCAGAAAAGCCTATGCCGAAGTGCCCATCAGGGTTGAATATAGCTTAACCGAATTTGGCCAGTCCTATGTGGAAAGATTATTGGAATTAACGGAATGGATGCAAGCCAATAGCCCAAAGGTTTTGGCCAACAGAGAAAAATATGGATTGCTATGA